In one Acomys russatus chromosome 15, mAcoRus1.1, whole genome shotgun sequence genomic region, the following are encoded:
- the Mef2d gene encoding myocyte-specific enhancer factor 2D isoform X7 gives MGRKKIQIQRITDERNRQVTFTKRKFGLMKKAYELSVLCDCEIALIIFNHSNKLFQYASTDMDKVLLKYTEYNEPHESRTNADIIETLRKKGFNGCDSPEPDGEDSLEQSPLLEDKYRRASEELDGLFRRYGSSVPAPNFAMPVTVPVSNQSSMQFSNPSGSLVTPSLVTSSLTDPRLLSPQQPALQRNSVSPGLPQRPASAGAMLGGDLNNANGACPSPVGNGYVSARASPGLLPVANGNSLNKVIPAKSPPPPTHNTQLGAPSRKPDLRVITSQGGKGLMHHLTEDHLDLNNAQRLGVSQSTHSLTTPVVSVATPSLLSQGLPFSSMPTAYNTDYQLPSAELASLPAFSSPAGLALGNVTAWQQPQQPQQPQPPQPPQSQPPQPQPQPQQPPQQQSHLVPVSLSNLM, from the exons atggggaggaaaaagATTCAGATCCAGCGAATCACCGATGAGCGGAACCGCCAG GTGACCTTCACCAAGCGGAAGTTCGGGCTGATGAAGAAGGCTTACGAGCTGAGTGTGCTGTGCGACTGCGAGATCGCACTCATCATCTTCAACCACTCCAACAAGCTGTTTCAGTATGCCAGCACCGACATGGACAAAGTGCTGCTCAAGTACACGGAGTACAACGAACCGCACGAGAGCCGCACCAATGCTGACATCATTGAG ACCCTGAGGAAGAAGGGTTTCAACGGCTGTGACAGCCCAGAGCCGGATGGGGAGGACTCACTGGAGCAGAGCCCCCTGCTGGAGGACAAGTACCGGCGGGCCAGCGAGGAGCTGGATGGGCTCTTCAGGCGCTATGGG TCATCTGTTCCGGCCCCCAACTTTGCCATGCCTGTCACAGTGCCCGTGTCCAATCAGAGCTCCATGCAGTTCAGCAATCCCAGTGGCTCTCTGGTCACTCCTTCCCTGGTGACGTCATCCCTTACGGACCCACGGCTCCTGTCCCCTCAGCAGCCAGCactacagagaaacagtgttTCTCCAGGCCTGCCCCAGCGGCCTGCTAGTGCAG GAGCCATGCTGGGTGGAGATCTCAACAATGCTAATGGAGCCTGCCCCAGCCCCGTTG GGAATGGCTATGTCAGTGCCCGAGCTTCCCCTGGCCTCCTCCCTGTGGCCAATGGCAACAGCCTAAACAAAGTCATCCCTGCCaagtctccacccccacccacccacaacacCCAGCTTGGAGCCCCCAGCCGCAAGCCTGATCTGCGGGTCATCACTTCCCAGGGAGGCAAAGGGTTAATGCATCATTTG ACTGAGGACCATTTAGATCTG AACAATGCCCAGCGCCTTGGGGTCTCCCAGTCTACCCACTCACTCACCACCCCAGTGGTTTCTGTGGCAACACCAAGTTTACTCAGCCagggcctccccttctcctccatgCCCACTGCCTACAACACAG ATTACCAGCTGCCCAGTGCAGAGCTAGCCTCTTTACCCGCCTTCAGCTCACCTGCAGGGCTGGCACTAGGCAACGTCACCGCCtggcagcagccccagcagccacAACAGCCACAACCGCCACAACCGCCACAGtcacagccaccacagccacagccacaaccaCAGCAGCCACCTCAGCAACAGTCCCACTTGGTCCCCGTATCTCTCAGCAACCTCAT GTAG
- the Mef2d gene encoding myocyte-specific enhancer factor 2D isoform X5, which translates to MGRKKIQIQRITDERNRQVTFTKRKFGLMKKAYELSVLCDCEIALIIFNHSNKLFQYASTDMDKVLLKYTEYNEPHESRTNADIIEALHKKHRECESPEVDEAFALTPQTEEKYKKIDEEFDKMMQSYRLASSVPAPNFAMPVTVPVSNQSSMQFSNPSGSLVTPSLVTSSLTDPRLLSPQQPALQRNSVSPGLPQRPASAGAMLGGDLNNANGACPSPVGNGYVSARASPGLLPVANGNSLNKVIPAKSPPPPTHNTQLGAPSRKPDLRVITSQGGKGLMHHLNNAQRLGVSQSTHSLTTPVVSVATPSLLSQGLPFSSMPTAYNTDYQLPSAELASLPAFSSPAGLALGNVTAWQQPQQPQQPQPPQPPQSQPPQPQPQPQQPPQQQSHLVPVSLSNLIPGSPLPHVGAALTVTTHPHISIKSEPVSPSRERSPAPPPPAVFPAARPEPGEGLSSPAGGSYETGDRDDGRGDFGPTLGLLRPAPEPEAEASAVKRMRLDTWTLK; encoded by the exons atggggaggaaaaagATTCAGATCCAGCGAATCACCGATGAGCGGAACCGCCAG GTGACCTTCACCAAGCGGAAGTTCGGGCTGATGAAGAAGGCTTACGAGCTGAGTGTGCTGTGCGACTGCGAGATCGCACTCATCATCTTCAACCACTCCAACAAGCTGTTTCAGTATGCCAGCACCGACATGGACAAAGTGCTGCTCAAGTACACGGAGTACAACGAACCGCACGAGAGCCGCACCAATGCTGACATCATTGAG GCGCTGCACAAGAAGCACAGGGAGTGTGAGAGCCCCGAGGTGGACGAGGCGTTTGCCCTGACCCCCCAGACGGAGGAGAAGTATAAAAAGATAGACGAGGAGTTTGATAAGATGATGCAGAGTTATAGACTGGCC TCATCTGTTCCGGCCCCCAACTTTGCCATGCCTGTCACAGTGCCCGTGTCCAATCAGAGCTCCATGCAGTTCAGCAATCCCAGTGGCTCTCTGGTCACTCCTTCCCTGGTGACGTCATCCCTTACGGACCCACGGCTCCTGTCCCCTCAGCAGCCAGCactacagagaaacagtgttTCTCCAGGCCTGCCCCAGCGGCCTGCTAGTGCAG GAGCCATGCTGGGTGGAGATCTCAACAATGCTAATGGAGCCTGCCCCAGCCCCGTTG GGAATGGCTATGTCAGTGCCCGAGCTTCCCCTGGCCTCCTCCCTGTGGCCAATGGCAACAGCCTAAACAAAGTCATCCCTGCCaagtctccacccccacccacccacaacacCCAGCTTGGAGCCCCCAGCCGCAAGCCTGATCTGCGGGTCATCACTTCCCAGGGAGGCAAAGGGTTAATGCATCATTTG AACAATGCCCAGCGCCTTGGGGTCTCCCAGTCTACCCACTCACTCACCACCCCAGTGGTTTCTGTGGCAACACCAAGTTTACTCAGCCagggcctccccttctcctccatgCCCACTGCCTACAACACAG ATTACCAGCTGCCCAGTGCAGAGCTAGCCTCTTTACCCGCCTTCAGCTCACCTGCAGGGCTGGCACTAGGCAACGTCACCGCCtggcagcagccccagcagccacAACAGCCACAACCGCCACAACCGCCACAGtcacagccaccacagccacagccacaaccaCAGCAGCCACCTCAGCAACAGTCCCACTTGGTCCCCGTATCTCTCAGCAACCTCAT CCCAGGCAGCCCCttgccccatgtgggtgctgctcTCACTgtcaccacccacccccacatcaGCATCAAGTCAGAACCAGTGTCCCCAAGCCGTGAACGCAGCCCTGCACCTCCTCCACCAGCTGTGTTCCCAGCTGCCCGTCCTGAGCCTGGAGAAGGTCTCAGCAGCCCGGCTGGAGGATCCTATGAGACCGGGGACCGGGATGATGGACGGGGGGACTTTGGGCCCACACTAGGCCTACTGCGCCCAGCCCCAGAGCCTGAGGCTGAGGCCTCAGCTGTGAAGAGGATGCGGCTGGATACTTGG ACATTAAAGTGA
- the Mef2d gene encoding myocyte-specific enhancer factor 2D isoform X4, with product MGRKKIQIQRITDERNRQVTFTKRKFGLMKKAYELSVLCDCEIALIIFNHSNKLFQYASTDMDKVLLKYTEYNEPHESRTNADIIETLRKKGFNGCDSPEPDGEDSLEQSPLLEDKYRRASEELDGLFRRYGSSVPAPNFAMPVTVPVSNQSSMQFSNPSGSLVTPSLVTSSLTDPRLLSPQQPALQRNSVSPGLPQRPASAGAMLGGDLNNANGACPSPVGNGYVSARASPGLLPVANGNSLNKVIPAKSPPPPTHNTQLGAPSRKPDLRVITSQGGKGLMHHLNNAQRLGVSQSTHSLTTPVVSVATPSLLSQGLPFSSMPTAYNTDYQLPSAELASLPAFSSPAGLALGNVTAWQQPQQPQQPQPPQPPQSQPPQPQPQPQQPPQQQSHLVPVSLSNLIPGSPLPHVGAALTVTTHPHISIKSEPVSPSRERSPAPPPPAVFPAARPEPGEGLSSPAGGSYETGDRDDGRGDFGPTLGLLRPAPEPEAEASAVKRMRLDTWTLK from the exons atggggaggaaaaagATTCAGATCCAGCGAATCACCGATGAGCGGAACCGCCAG GTGACCTTCACCAAGCGGAAGTTCGGGCTGATGAAGAAGGCTTACGAGCTGAGTGTGCTGTGCGACTGCGAGATCGCACTCATCATCTTCAACCACTCCAACAAGCTGTTTCAGTATGCCAGCACCGACATGGACAAAGTGCTGCTCAAGTACACGGAGTACAACGAACCGCACGAGAGCCGCACCAATGCTGACATCATTGAG ACCCTGAGGAAGAAGGGTTTCAACGGCTGTGACAGCCCAGAGCCGGATGGGGAGGACTCACTGGAGCAGAGCCCCCTGCTGGAGGACAAGTACCGGCGGGCCAGCGAGGAGCTGGATGGGCTCTTCAGGCGCTATGGG TCATCTGTTCCGGCCCCCAACTTTGCCATGCCTGTCACAGTGCCCGTGTCCAATCAGAGCTCCATGCAGTTCAGCAATCCCAGTGGCTCTCTGGTCACTCCTTCCCTGGTGACGTCATCCCTTACGGACCCACGGCTCCTGTCCCCTCAGCAGCCAGCactacagagaaacagtgttTCTCCAGGCCTGCCCCAGCGGCCTGCTAGTGCAG GAGCCATGCTGGGTGGAGATCTCAACAATGCTAATGGAGCCTGCCCCAGCCCCGTTG GGAATGGCTATGTCAGTGCCCGAGCTTCCCCTGGCCTCCTCCCTGTGGCCAATGGCAACAGCCTAAACAAAGTCATCCCTGCCaagtctccacccccacccacccacaacacCCAGCTTGGAGCCCCCAGCCGCAAGCCTGATCTGCGGGTCATCACTTCCCAGGGAGGCAAAGGGTTAATGCATCATTTG AACAATGCCCAGCGCCTTGGGGTCTCCCAGTCTACCCACTCACTCACCACCCCAGTGGTTTCTGTGGCAACACCAAGTTTACTCAGCCagggcctccccttctcctccatgCCCACTGCCTACAACACAG ATTACCAGCTGCCCAGTGCAGAGCTAGCCTCTTTACCCGCCTTCAGCTCACCTGCAGGGCTGGCACTAGGCAACGTCACCGCCtggcagcagccccagcagccacAACAGCCACAACCGCCACAACCGCCACAGtcacagccaccacagccacagccacaaccaCAGCAGCCACCTCAGCAACAGTCCCACTTGGTCCCCGTATCTCTCAGCAACCTCAT CCCAGGCAGCCCCttgccccatgtgggtgctgctcTCACTgtcaccacccacccccacatcaGCATCAAGTCAGAACCAGTGTCCCCAAGCCGTGAACGCAGCCCTGCACCTCCTCCACCAGCTGTGTTCCCAGCTGCCCGTCCTGAGCCTGGAGAAGGTCTCAGCAGCCCGGCTGGAGGATCCTATGAGACCGGGGACCGGGATGATGGACGGGGGGACTTTGGGCCCACACTAGGCCTACTGCGCCCAGCCCCAGAGCCTGAGGCTGAGGCCTCAGCTGTGAAGAGGATGCGGCTGGATACTTGG ACATTAAAGTGA
- the Mef2d gene encoding myocyte-specific enhancer factor 2D isoform X1: protein MGRKKIQIQRITDERNRQVTFTKRKFGLMKKAYELSVLCDCEIALIIFNHSNKLFQYASTDMDKVLLKYTEYNEPHESRTNADIIETLRKKGFNGCDSPEPDGEDSLEQSPLLEDKYRRASEELDGLFRRYGSSVPAPNFAMPVTVPVSNQSSMQFSNPSGSLVTPSLVTSSLTDPRLLSPQQPALQRNSVSPGLPQRPASAGAMLGGDLNNANGACPSPVGNGYVSARASPGLLPVANGNSLNKVIPAKSPPPPTHNTQLGAPSRKPDLRVITSQGGKGLMHHLTEDHLDLNNAQRLGVSQSTHSLTTPVVSVATPSLLSQGLPFSSMPTAYNTDYQLPSAELASLPAFSSPAGLALGNVTAWQQPQQPQQPQPPQPPQSQPPQPQPQPQQPPQQQSHLVPVSLSNLIPGSPLPHVGAALTVTTHPHISIKSEPVSPSRERSPAPPPPAVFPAARPEPGEGLSSPAGGSYETGDRDDGRGDFGPTLGLLRPAPEPEAEASAVKRMRLDTWTLK, encoded by the exons atggggaggaaaaagATTCAGATCCAGCGAATCACCGATGAGCGGAACCGCCAG GTGACCTTCACCAAGCGGAAGTTCGGGCTGATGAAGAAGGCTTACGAGCTGAGTGTGCTGTGCGACTGCGAGATCGCACTCATCATCTTCAACCACTCCAACAAGCTGTTTCAGTATGCCAGCACCGACATGGACAAAGTGCTGCTCAAGTACACGGAGTACAACGAACCGCACGAGAGCCGCACCAATGCTGACATCATTGAG ACCCTGAGGAAGAAGGGTTTCAACGGCTGTGACAGCCCAGAGCCGGATGGGGAGGACTCACTGGAGCAGAGCCCCCTGCTGGAGGACAAGTACCGGCGGGCCAGCGAGGAGCTGGATGGGCTCTTCAGGCGCTATGGG TCATCTGTTCCGGCCCCCAACTTTGCCATGCCTGTCACAGTGCCCGTGTCCAATCAGAGCTCCATGCAGTTCAGCAATCCCAGTGGCTCTCTGGTCACTCCTTCCCTGGTGACGTCATCCCTTACGGACCCACGGCTCCTGTCCCCTCAGCAGCCAGCactacagagaaacagtgttTCTCCAGGCCTGCCCCAGCGGCCTGCTAGTGCAG GAGCCATGCTGGGTGGAGATCTCAACAATGCTAATGGAGCCTGCCCCAGCCCCGTTG GGAATGGCTATGTCAGTGCCCGAGCTTCCCCTGGCCTCCTCCCTGTGGCCAATGGCAACAGCCTAAACAAAGTCATCCCTGCCaagtctccacccccacccacccacaacacCCAGCTTGGAGCCCCCAGCCGCAAGCCTGATCTGCGGGTCATCACTTCCCAGGGAGGCAAAGGGTTAATGCATCATTTG ACTGAGGACCATTTAGATCTG AACAATGCCCAGCGCCTTGGGGTCTCCCAGTCTACCCACTCACTCACCACCCCAGTGGTTTCTGTGGCAACACCAAGTTTACTCAGCCagggcctccccttctcctccatgCCCACTGCCTACAACACAG ATTACCAGCTGCCCAGTGCAGAGCTAGCCTCTTTACCCGCCTTCAGCTCACCTGCAGGGCTGGCACTAGGCAACGTCACCGCCtggcagcagccccagcagccacAACAGCCACAACCGCCACAACCGCCACAGtcacagccaccacagccacagccacaaccaCAGCAGCCACCTCAGCAACAGTCCCACTTGGTCCCCGTATCTCTCAGCAACCTCAT CCCAGGCAGCCCCttgccccatgtgggtgctgctcTCACTgtcaccacccacccccacatcaGCATCAAGTCAGAACCAGTGTCCCCAAGCCGTGAACGCAGCCCTGCACCTCCTCCACCAGCTGTGTTCCCAGCTGCCCGTCCTGAGCCTGGAGAAGGTCTCAGCAGCCCGGCTGGAGGATCCTATGAGACCGGGGACCGGGATGATGGACGGGGGGACTTTGGGCCCACACTAGGCCTACTGCGCCCAGCCCCAGAGCCTGAGGCTGAGGCCTCAGCTGTGAAGAGGATGCGGCTGGATACTTGG ACATTAAAGTGA
- the Mef2d gene encoding myocyte-specific enhancer factor 2D isoform X6, whose product MGRKKIQIQRITDERNRQVTFTKRKFGLMKKAYELSVLCDCEIALIIFNHSNKLFQYASTDMDKVLLKYTEYNEPHESRTNADIIETLRKKGFNGCDSPEPDGEDSLEQSPLLEDKYRRASEELDGLFRRYGSSVPAPNFAMPVTVPVSNQSSMQFSNPSGSLVTPSLVTSSLTDPRLLSPQQPALQRNSVSPGLPQRPASAGAMLGGDLNNANGACPSPVGNGYVSARASPGLLPVANGNSLNKVIPAKSPPPPTHNTQLGAPSRKPDLRVITSQGGKGLMHHLNNAQRLGVSQSTHSLTTPVVSVATPSLLSQGLPFSSMPTAYNTDYQLPSAELASLPAFSSPAGLALGNVTAWQQPQQPQQPQPPQPPQSQPPQPQPQPQQPPQQQSHLVPVSLSNLIPGSPLPHVGAALTVTTHPHISIKSEPVSPSRERSPAPPPPAVFPAARPEPGEGLSSPAGGSYETGDRDDGRGDFGPTLGLLRPAPEPEAEASAVKRMRLDTWVL is encoded by the exons atggggaggaaaaagATTCAGATCCAGCGAATCACCGATGAGCGGAACCGCCAG GTGACCTTCACCAAGCGGAAGTTCGGGCTGATGAAGAAGGCTTACGAGCTGAGTGTGCTGTGCGACTGCGAGATCGCACTCATCATCTTCAACCACTCCAACAAGCTGTTTCAGTATGCCAGCACCGACATGGACAAAGTGCTGCTCAAGTACACGGAGTACAACGAACCGCACGAGAGCCGCACCAATGCTGACATCATTGAG ACCCTGAGGAAGAAGGGTTTCAACGGCTGTGACAGCCCAGAGCCGGATGGGGAGGACTCACTGGAGCAGAGCCCCCTGCTGGAGGACAAGTACCGGCGGGCCAGCGAGGAGCTGGATGGGCTCTTCAGGCGCTATGGG TCATCTGTTCCGGCCCCCAACTTTGCCATGCCTGTCACAGTGCCCGTGTCCAATCAGAGCTCCATGCAGTTCAGCAATCCCAGTGGCTCTCTGGTCACTCCTTCCCTGGTGACGTCATCCCTTACGGACCCACGGCTCCTGTCCCCTCAGCAGCCAGCactacagagaaacagtgttTCTCCAGGCCTGCCCCAGCGGCCTGCTAGTGCAG GAGCCATGCTGGGTGGAGATCTCAACAATGCTAATGGAGCCTGCCCCAGCCCCGTTG GGAATGGCTATGTCAGTGCCCGAGCTTCCCCTGGCCTCCTCCCTGTGGCCAATGGCAACAGCCTAAACAAAGTCATCCCTGCCaagtctccacccccacccacccacaacacCCAGCTTGGAGCCCCCAGCCGCAAGCCTGATCTGCGGGTCATCACTTCCCAGGGAGGCAAAGGGTTAATGCATCATTTG AACAATGCCCAGCGCCTTGGGGTCTCCCAGTCTACCCACTCACTCACCACCCCAGTGGTTTCTGTGGCAACACCAAGTTTACTCAGCCagggcctccccttctcctccatgCCCACTGCCTACAACACAG ATTACCAGCTGCCCAGTGCAGAGCTAGCCTCTTTACCCGCCTTCAGCTCACCTGCAGGGCTGGCACTAGGCAACGTCACCGCCtggcagcagccccagcagccacAACAGCCACAACCGCCACAACCGCCACAGtcacagccaccacagccacagccacaaccaCAGCAGCCACCTCAGCAACAGTCCCACTTGGTCCCCGTATCTCTCAGCAACCTCAT CCCAGGCAGCCCCttgccccatgtgggtgctgctcTCACTgtcaccacccacccccacatcaGCATCAAGTCAGAACCAGTGTCCCCAAGCCGTGAACGCAGCCCTGCACCTCCTCCACCAGCTGTGTTCCCAGCTGCCCGTCCTGAGCCTGGAGAAGGTCTCAGCAGCCCGGCTGGAGGATCCTATGAGACCGGGGACCGGGATGATGGACGGGGGGACTTTGGGCCCACACTAGGCCTACTGCGCCCAGCCCCAGAGCCTGAGGCTGAGGCCTCAGCTGTGAAGAGGATGCGGCTGGATACTTGGGTACTGTAA
- the Mef2d gene encoding myocyte-specific enhancer factor 2D isoform X2, whose product MGRKKIQIQRITDERNRQVTFTKRKFGLMKKAYELSVLCDCEIALIIFNHSNKLFQYASTDMDKVLLKYTEYNEPHESRTNADIIEALHKKHRECESPEVDEAFALTPQTEEKYKKIDEEFDKMMQSYRLASSVPAPNFAMPVTVPVSNQSSMQFSNPSGSLVTPSLVTSSLTDPRLLSPQQPALQRNSVSPGLPQRPASAGAMLGGDLNNANGACPSPVGNGYVSARASPGLLPVANGNSLNKVIPAKSPPPPTHNTQLGAPSRKPDLRVITSQGGKGLMHHLTEDHLDLNNAQRLGVSQSTHSLTTPVVSVATPSLLSQGLPFSSMPTAYNTDYQLPSAELASLPAFSSPAGLALGNVTAWQQPQQPQQPQPPQPPQSQPPQPQPQPQQPPQQQSHLVPVSLSNLIPGSPLPHVGAALTVTTHPHISIKSEPVSPSRERSPAPPPPAVFPAARPEPGEGLSSPAGGSYETGDRDDGRGDFGPTLGLLRPAPEPEAEASAVKRMRLDTWTLK is encoded by the exons atggggaggaaaaagATTCAGATCCAGCGAATCACCGATGAGCGGAACCGCCAG GTGACCTTCACCAAGCGGAAGTTCGGGCTGATGAAGAAGGCTTACGAGCTGAGTGTGCTGTGCGACTGCGAGATCGCACTCATCATCTTCAACCACTCCAACAAGCTGTTTCAGTATGCCAGCACCGACATGGACAAAGTGCTGCTCAAGTACACGGAGTACAACGAACCGCACGAGAGCCGCACCAATGCTGACATCATTGAG GCGCTGCACAAGAAGCACAGGGAGTGTGAGAGCCCCGAGGTGGACGAGGCGTTTGCCCTGACCCCCCAGACGGAGGAGAAGTATAAAAAGATAGACGAGGAGTTTGATAAGATGATGCAGAGTTATAGACTGGCC TCATCTGTTCCGGCCCCCAACTTTGCCATGCCTGTCACAGTGCCCGTGTCCAATCAGAGCTCCATGCAGTTCAGCAATCCCAGTGGCTCTCTGGTCACTCCTTCCCTGGTGACGTCATCCCTTACGGACCCACGGCTCCTGTCCCCTCAGCAGCCAGCactacagagaaacagtgttTCTCCAGGCCTGCCCCAGCGGCCTGCTAGTGCAG GAGCCATGCTGGGTGGAGATCTCAACAATGCTAATGGAGCCTGCCCCAGCCCCGTTG GGAATGGCTATGTCAGTGCCCGAGCTTCCCCTGGCCTCCTCCCTGTGGCCAATGGCAACAGCCTAAACAAAGTCATCCCTGCCaagtctccacccccacccacccacaacacCCAGCTTGGAGCCCCCAGCCGCAAGCCTGATCTGCGGGTCATCACTTCCCAGGGAGGCAAAGGGTTAATGCATCATTTG ACTGAGGACCATTTAGATCTG AACAATGCCCAGCGCCTTGGGGTCTCCCAGTCTACCCACTCACTCACCACCCCAGTGGTTTCTGTGGCAACACCAAGTTTACTCAGCCagggcctccccttctcctccatgCCCACTGCCTACAACACAG ATTACCAGCTGCCCAGTGCAGAGCTAGCCTCTTTACCCGCCTTCAGCTCACCTGCAGGGCTGGCACTAGGCAACGTCACCGCCtggcagcagccccagcagccacAACAGCCACAACCGCCACAACCGCCACAGtcacagccaccacagccacagccacaaccaCAGCAGCCACCTCAGCAACAGTCCCACTTGGTCCCCGTATCTCTCAGCAACCTCAT CCCAGGCAGCCCCttgccccatgtgggtgctgctcTCACTgtcaccacccacccccacatcaGCATCAAGTCAGAACCAGTGTCCCCAAGCCGTGAACGCAGCCCTGCACCTCCTCCACCAGCTGTGTTCCCAGCTGCCCGTCCTGAGCCTGGAGAAGGTCTCAGCAGCCCGGCTGGAGGATCCTATGAGACCGGGGACCGGGATGATGGACGGGGGGACTTTGGGCCCACACTAGGCCTACTGCGCCCAGCCCCAGAGCCTGAGGCTGAGGCCTCAGCTGTGAAGAGGATGCGGCTGGATACTTGG ACATTAAAGTGA
- the Mef2d gene encoding myocyte-specific enhancer factor 2D isoform X3, producing MGRKKIQIQRITDERNRQVTFTKRKFGLMKKAYELSVLCDCEIALIIFNHSNKLFQYASTDMDKVLLKYTEYNEPHESRTNADIIEALHKKHRECESPEVDEAFALTPQTEEKYKKIDEEFDKMMQSYRLASSVPAPNFAMPVTVPVSNQSSMQFSNPSGSLVTPSLVTSSLTDPRLLSPQQPALQRNSVSPGLPQRPASAGAMLGGDLNNANGACPSPVGNGYVSARASPGLLPVANGNSLNKVIPAKSPPPPTHNTQLGAPSRKPDLRVITSQGGKGLMHHLTEDHLDLNNAQRLGVSQSTHSLTTPVVSVATPSLLSQGLPFSSMPTAYNTDYQLPSAELASLPAFSSPAGLALGNVTAWQQPQQPQQPQPPQPPQSQPPQPQPQPQQPPQQQSHLVPVSLSNLIPGSPLPHVGAALTVTTHPHISIKSEPVSPSRERSPAPPPPAVFPAARPEPGEGLSSPAGGSYETGDRDDGRGDFGPTLGLLRPAPEPEAEASAVKRMRLDTWVL from the exons atggggaggaaaaagATTCAGATCCAGCGAATCACCGATGAGCGGAACCGCCAG GTGACCTTCACCAAGCGGAAGTTCGGGCTGATGAAGAAGGCTTACGAGCTGAGTGTGCTGTGCGACTGCGAGATCGCACTCATCATCTTCAACCACTCCAACAAGCTGTTTCAGTATGCCAGCACCGACATGGACAAAGTGCTGCTCAAGTACACGGAGTACAACGAACCGCACGAGAGCCGCACCAATGCTGACATCATTGAG GCGCTGCACAAGAAGCACAGGGAGTGTGAGAGCCCCGAGGTGGACGAGGCGTTTGCCCTGACCCCCCAGACGGAGGAGAAGTATAAAAAGATAGACGAGGAGTTTGATAAGATGATGCAGAGTTATAGACTGGCC TCATCTGTTCCGGCCCCCAACTTTGCCATGCCTGTCACAGTGCCCGTGTCCAATCAGAGCTCCATGCAGTTCAGCAATCCCAGTGGCTCTCTGGTCACTCCTTCCCTGGTGACGTCATCCCTTACGGACCCACGGCTCCTGTCCCCTCAGCAGCCAGCactacagagaaacagtgttTCTCCAGGCCTGCCCCAGCGGCCTGCTAGTGCAG GAGCCATGCTGGGTGGAGATCTCAACAATGCTAATGGAGCCTGCCCCAGCCCCGTTG GGAATGGCTATGTCAGTGCCCGAGCTTCCCCTGGCCTCCTCCCTGTGGCCAATGGCAACAGCCTAAACAAAGTCATCCCTGCCaagtctccacccccacccacccacaacacCCAGCTTGGAGCCCCCAGCCGCAAGCCTGATCTGCGGGTCATCACTTCCCAGGGAGGCAAAGGGTTAATGCATCATTTG ACTGAGGACCATTTAGATCTG AACAATGCCCAGCGCCTTGGGGTCTCCCAGTCTACCCACTCACTCACCACCCCAGTGGTTTCTGTGGCAACACCAAGTTTACTCAGCCagggcctccccttctcctccatgCCCACTGCCTACAACACAG ATTACCAGCTGCCCAGTGCAGAGCTAGCCTCTTTACCCGCCTTCAGCTCACCTGCAGGGCTGGCACTAGGCAACGTCACCGCCtggcagcagccccagcagccacAACAGCCACAACCGCCACAACCGCCACAGtcacagccaccacagccacagccacaaccaCAGCAGCCACCTCAGCAACAGTCCCACTTGGTCCCCGTATCTCTCAGCAACCTCAT CCCAGGCAGCCCCttgccccatgtgggtgctgctcTCACTgtcaccacccacccccacatcaGCATCAAGTCAGAACCAGTGTCCCCAAGCCGTGAACGCAGCCCTGCACCTCCTCCACCAGCTGTGTTCCCAGCTGCCCGTCCTGAGCCTGGAGAAGGTCTCAGCAGCCCGGCTGGAGGATCCTATGAGACCGGGGACCGGGATGATGGACGGGGGGACTTTGGGCCCACACTAGGCCTACTGCGCCCAGCCCCAGAGCCTGAGGCTGAGGCCTCAGCTGTGAAGAGGATGCGGCTGGATACTTGGGTACTGTAA